From Micromonospora sp. NBC_01699, a single genomic window includes:
- a CDS encoding S8 family serine peptidase: MAVRVRKRPVGRVLGSATCTVLLVLGLPAGAGYAAADEPPALPTVTNSCVGPSPVPFAGIPWPVARLAPQAVWPLSRGAGVTVAVVDTGVSAVASGLAGAVLPGRDVVAGGPADRDCRGRGTALAGIVAARPVTGTGVVGLAPAVSVLPVRIVDGQGRLQPRYLADGIRAAVALGAEVILVGTGVDVADANLRAAVNEAVARDIVLVAAISDQRGASQAGTPVVWYPAGFEQVVAVGGIDADGKPTEPVVEKSGVDLVAPGVAAVSVGPSGPGHYRIGGAAVAAAYVAGAAALVRSYRPAMTSAEIRARLELTAEHPPGVARTPALGAGVLDPYGAVSVLDPGQAARPVAPRPAPAVLPVVPPADPAVGRAAGVGAAVGVGTLLALAAAVTIRAGRRRRWRVR, from the coding sequence ATGGCGGTACGTGTCCGCAAGCGGCCGGTCGGGCGGGTGCTCGGCTCGGCGACCTGCACGGTCCTGCTGGTGCTCGGCCTGCCGGCCGGAGCCGGGTACGCCGCCGCCGACGAGCCGCCGGCCCTGCCCACGGTGACCAACAGTTGCGTCGGGCCGTCCCCGGTCCCGTTCGCCGGGATCCCCTGGCCGGTCGCCCGGCTGGCACCGCAGGCGGTGTGGCCGCTGAGCCGGGGCGCGGGCGTGACGGTGGCGGTGGTCGACACCGGGGTCAGCGCCGTGGCGAGCGGGCTGGCCGGTGCGGTGCTGCCCGGTCGGGACGTGGTCGCCGGCGGCCCGGCCGACCGGGACTGCCGGGGCCGGGGCACCGCACTCGCCGGGATCGTGGCCGCCCGCCCGGTCACCGGCACCGGGGTCGTCGGACTGGCACCGGCGGTGTCGGTGCTGCCGGTACGGATAGTCGACGGCCAGGGGCGGTTGCAGCCGAGGTACCTGGCCGACGGCATCCGGGCGGCGGTGGCCCTGGGAGCCGAGGTGATCCTGGTCGGCACCGGGGTCGACGTCGCCGACGCCAACCTGCGGGCCGCCGTCAACGAGGCGGTGGCCCGAGACATCGTCCTGGTCGCCGCGATCAGCGACCAGCGTGGGGCGAGCCAGGCCGGTACCCCGGTGGTCTGGTACCCGGCCGGCTTCGAGCAGGTTGTCGCCGTCGGCGGGATCGACGCCGACGGCAAGCCCACCGAGCCGGTCGTGGAGAAGTCCGGGGTGGACCTGGTAGCACCGGGGGTGGCGGCGGTCAGCGTCGGGCCGAGCGGCCCCGGGCACTACCGGATCGGCGGCGCCGCCGTGGCCGCCGCGTACGTGGCGGGTGCGGCGGCACTGGTCCGGTCGTACCGGCCGGCGATGACCTCCGCCGAGATCCGGGCGCGGCTGGAGCTGACCGCCGAGCACCCGCCCGGAGTGGCGCGTACCCCGGCGCTCGGGGCGGGCGTGCTCGACCCGTACGGCGCGGTTTCGGTGCTCGACCCCGGCCAGGCGGCACGGCCGGTCGCGCCCCGACCGGCGCCGGCGGTGTTGCCGGTCGTGCCCCCGGCGGACCCGGCGGTCGGCCGCGCCGCCGGAGTCGGCGCGGCCGTCGGCGTCGGTACGCTGCTCGCCCTCGCCGCCGCAGTCACGATCCGGGCCGGCCGGCGGCGTCGCTGGCGGGTACGCTGA
- a CDS encoding S8 family serine peptidase: MAVRRRSSTRRRWFPVLVVAMMLTLPAPAVAAPVAPGESYLKYYVVTSSYQGEPETLERISFRFLGTAQRADDIFALNVGRRQADGGTLTGPGPLAPGWLIVLPWDAVGEGVRYGLLSAAQLGTGPGPGPGTGSAPDGSAGSPDAPPVGGSTAGNPAGQCPAVNRVTGPARTDRWPDPGPAWARTEGEGVMVAVLDSGVDGGRAGLTGRLAVGVDITAGSARGDVDCLGTGTAMAGIIAGRGGEGGGGIAPAATVLPVRLVTDTPPARSTDVETGIRVAISAGAGVIALGGHVALDDPVVVAAVESALRHDVVVVAGAATGDGSSAAEHTDDQAATTEPSREPATALLRVGGMGADGQPATGYRPGAVQLLAPGAGTTAAVGTPYAVAYVAGTAALVRSAFPNLSAAQVAHRIRTTADPVGASTPDPGTGRRVLDPAAAVTAVLPEEGRPAGAAPDDGDPGPVRVAVVVVLVLLLAAAAAVLARRARRPTTPADRTPTPADVPVGSGAPGSRQ; encoded by the coding sequence GTGGCGGTGCGGCGGCGGTCCTCGACCCGGCGACGGTGGTTCCCGGTCCTCGTGGTCGCGATGATGTTGACACTGCCGGCGCCGGCAGTCGCCGCCCCGGTCGCACCGGGGGAGAGCTACCTCAAGTACTACGTGGTGACCTCGTCGTACCAGGGCGAGCCGGAGACCCTGGAGCGGATCTCGTTCCGCTTCCTCGGTACGGCGCAACGGGCCGACGACATCTTCGCCCTCAACGTCGGGCGTCGACAGGCCGACGGCGGCACCCTGACCGGGCCCGGCCCGCTCGCTCCGGGCTGGTTGATCGTGCTGCCCTGGGACGCGGTCGGCGAGGGGGTCCGCTACGGCCTGCTCTCCGCCGCCCAACTCGGCACCGGACCCGGTCCCGGACCGGGAACCGGGTCAGCACCTGATGGCTCCGCCGGTTCCCCGGATGCCCCGCCGGTCGGTGGGTCCACGGCGGGCAACCCGGCCGGACAGTGCCCGGCCGTCAACCGGGTCACCGGTCCGGCGCGTACCGACCGTTGGCCGGATCCGGGGCCGGCGTGGGCCCGTACCGAGGGCGAGGGTGTCATGGTCGCCGTGCTGGACTCCGGCGTGGACGGCGGTCGGGCCGGGTTGACCGGTCGGCTGGCGGTCGGCGTCGACATCACCGCCGGCAGCGCGCGGGGCGACGTGGACTGCCTGGGTACGGGTACCGCGATGGCCGGGATCATCGCCGGACGCGGCGGCGAGGGCGGTGGCGGCATCGCCCCGGCGGCCACCGTGCTGCCGGTCCGGCTGGTCACCGACACCCCGCCGGCCCGGTCCACCGACGTCGAGACCGGCATCCGGGTGGCGATCTCGGCCGGGGCCGGCGTGATCGCGCTCGGCGGCCACGTCGCGCTCGACGACCCGGTGGTGGTGGCGGCGGTCGAATCCGCGCTCCGCCACGATGTGGTGGTGGTCGCCGGTGCGGCCACCGGTGACGGGTCCAGTGCCGCCGAGCACACCGACGACCAGGCGGCCACGACCGAGCCGTCGAGAGAGCCGGCGACGGCACTGCTGCGGGTCGGCGGGATGGGCGCCGACGGACAGCCGGCCACCGGCTACCGTCCGGGAGCGGTGCAGCTGCTCGCCCCCGGCGCGGGTACGACCGCCGCCGTTGGCACCCCGTACGCGGTCGCGTACGTGGCCGGCACGGCGGCGCTGGTCCGGTCCGCCTTCCCGAACCTCAGCGCCGCGCAGGTGGCCCACCGGATCAGGACGACCGCCGACCCGGTCGGGGCGAGCACACCGGATCCCGGCACCGGCCGGCGGGTGCTGGATCCGGCCGCCGCCGTCACCGCCGTACTGCCCGAGGAGGGGCGGCCGGCCGGGGCGGCACCCGACGACGGCGATCCGGGGCCGGTCCGGGTCGCGGTTGTCGTCGTACTCGTGCTGCTGCTGGCCGCCGCCGCGGCGGTGCTGGCCCGGCGGGCCCGCCGCCCGACCACCCCCGCCGACCGCACCCCCACCCCCGCCGACGTGCCGGTCGGGTCCGGTGCGCCCGGATCTCGGCAGTAG
- a CDS encoding LysM peptidoglycan-binding domain-containing protein yields the protein MTGLVLLVPLGPAVQPAGPAAHATWAVTEPTSPTDRYYVVGPGVGAQKEYLYAIAVQTLGDGNRYREIFELNRDRPQPDGGRMTDTLELRPGWILLLPPDADGAGVRLGSPPAVPERTRDAVAEPARVPPPRAVADNSRGSFAGYLLRLGAFGLMVLLLAVALVALRRRRRTPLTAAAPAEAVAGPAEVVAGPAGVVAGPAEVGEVRAELGQGADRVEVRLTGAGRTGDVPAYGWLPAGEPLPGATMPVILGRQENRWLWADLARTPDVLTITGSPAASARQALGIVEQLRAAGFGVTVVGTVLGDDVPDGCRRVDTFPQTPGDAGGPAGTANGPGLVVSGGLRGADLRVARGMAAASGGRTVPMLVGKVLRARWSLLALDPVAAPPPDERD from the coding sequence TTGACCGGGTTGGTGCTGCTGGTGCCGCTCGGCCCGGCGGTGCAGCCGGCGGGCCCCGCCGCGCATGCGACGTGGGCGGTGACCGAACCGACCTCGCCGACCGACCGCTACTACGTGGTCGGTCCGGGGGTGGGCGCACAGAAGGAGTACCTGTACGCGATCGCGGTGCAGACCCTCGGTGACGGCAACCGGTATCGGGAGATCTTCGAGCTGAACCGGGACCGGCCACAGCCGGACGGCGGGCGGATGACCGACACGCTCGAACTGCGGCCGGGATGGATCCTGCTGCTGCCGCCCGACGCCGACGGGGCCGGCGTGCGGCTGGGCAGCCCACCGGCCGTACCGGAGCGGACCCGGGACGCCGTGGCCGAGCCGGCCCGCGTACCGCCGCCGCGGGCGGTTGCCGACAACTCTCGGGGCAGCTTCGCCGGTTACCTGCTCCGGCTGGGCGCCTTCGGGCTGATGGTGCTGCTGCTCGCGGTCGCCCTGGTCGCGCTGCGCCGCCGGCGGCGTACCCCGCTCACCGCCGCCGCCCCGGCCGAGGCGGTGGCGGGTCCGGCGGAGGTGGTGGCGGGTCCGGCGGGAGTGGTGGCGGGTCCGGCGGAGGTGGGGGAGGTGCGGGCGGAGCTGGGCCAGGGGGCGGACCGGGTCGAGGTCCGGCTGACCGGCGCCGGCCGGACGGGGGACGTGCCGGCGTACGGGTGGTTGCCCGCCGGTGAGCCGTTGCCCGGCGCCACGATGCCGGTGATCCTGGGTCGGCAGGAAAACCGGTGGCTCTGGGCGGACCTGGCCCGGACACCGGACGTGCTGACCATCACCGGGTCACCGGCGGCGAGCGCCCGGCAGGCGCTCGGCATCGTGGAGCAGTTGCGGGCGGCGGGGTTCGGCGTCACCGTCGTCGGCACAGTGCTCGGCGACGACGTACCGGACGGCTGTCGCCGGGTCGACACCTTCCCGCAGACACCGGGCGACGCGGGCGGACCGGCGGGTACGGCGAACGGGCCGGGCCTCGTGGTCAGCGGCGGACTGCGTGGCGCGGACCTGCGGGTCGCGCGGGGAATGGCGGCGGCCAGCGGCGGGCGGACGGTGCCGATGCTGGTCGGGAAGGTGCTCCGGGCCCGCTGGTCGCTACTGGCCCTCGATCCGGTGGCCGCGCCGCCGCCCGACGAGCGAGATTGA
- the ligA gene encoding NAD-dependent DNA ligase LigA, protein MESSGGDQVTEMIDTVDPIVDAGHAAPFETVADYHAAIEVIRAAAVSYYNGTDLAMDDASYDALMARVSATEADRPEWRLDDSPTGLVAAGVGINGDVEHTVPMLSLDNVFGADELRTWGARLEKLLGRPAGGFTVEPKIDGLAVSARYLHGRLNLLVTRGDGRAGEDVTTQARLVVGLPQRLTEPVTVEIRGEVFMTDADFERANELRTGHGEPAFANPRSAAAGSLRAQDRAYEVPLSFYAYGVLGDVVGADGRHSAEMAYVGGLGVATTAGSPAGMPLCETIDDALAAVEVLNARRGQLGFAVDGAVIKADAAADRDLAGFSSRAPRWGIAYKFPADTRTTTLLRIEVQVGRTGLITPVAVLAPVQVGGVVVTSATLHNFEDLARRNVRAGDTVFVRRAGEVIPEVTGAKLDERPADSVPFEPPTHCPRCGGEIDRSQKRWRCTLGRACGAAESLAYFAARDSMDIEGVGDKIINAVVAAGLVTDPADLYDLDAATLAKLERMGETSATKLVANLERSKAQPLSRVLTGLGVRMTGRSMSRRLARHFGEMGALRLAGVEQLQEVEGVGPERAVTIAAELADLSPVIDKLIARGVNMTEPGSSGRVAPPAAPDTGSDPTEPDPAAPVLPLQRADGSPMTVVVTGSVPGLSRNEGNEAVERLGGKSSGSVSKRTDLVVVGEGAGSKATKAEELGVRTLPADLFAEVLAAYTEGRAEDAIRLLA, encoded by the coding sequence ATGGAGAGTTCCGGTGGCGACCAGGTGACCGAGATGATCGACACCGTCGATCCGATCGTCGACGCCGGCCACGCCGCACCCTTCGAGACGGTGGCCGACTACCACGCGGCGATCGAGGTCATCCGGGCCGCGGCGGTGAGCTACTACAACGGCACCGACCTGGCGATGGACGACGCGAGCTACGACGCGCTGATGGCCCGGGTGAGTGCCACCGAGGCGGACCGGCCCGAGTGGCGCCTCGACGACTCACCGACCGGCCTGGTCGCCGCCGGGGTCGGGATCAACGGCGACGTCGAGCACACGGTGCCGATGCTGAGCCTGGACAACGTCTTCGGCGCCGACGAGCTGCGCACCTGGGGGGCCAGGTTGGAGAAGCTGCTCGGCCGGCCGGCCGGTGGTTTCACCGTCGAGCCGAAGATCGACGGTCTCGCGGTCTCGGCCCGCTACCTGCACGGTCGACTGAACCTGCTGGTCACCCGTGGCGACGGGCGCGCGGGTGAGGATGTCACCACCCAGGCTCGCCTGGTGGTGGGCCTGCCGCAGCGGCTGACCGAGCCGGTCACCGTGGAGATCCGTGGTGAGGTCTTCATGACCGACGCAGACTTCGAGCGCGCCAACGAGCTGCGCACCGGGCACGGCGAGCCGGCGTTCGCCAATCCGCGCAGCGCCGCCGCCGGCAGCCTGCGGGCGCAGGACCGGGCGTACGAGGTGCCGTTGTCCTTCTACGCGTACGGCGTGCTGGGCGACGTGGTGGGCGCCGACGGGCGCCACTCCGCGGAGATGGCGTACGTCGGCGGTCTCGGTGTCGCCACCACCGCCGGTTCACCGGCCGGCATGCCGCTCTGCGAAACGATCGACGACGCGCTCGCCGCCGTGGAGGTGCTCAACGCGCGGCGCGGGCAGCTCGGGTTCGCCGTCGACGGCGCGGTGATCAAGGCGGACGCGGCGGCCGACCGTGACCTGGCCGGCTTCTCCAGCCGGGCACCCCGCTGGGGGATCGCCTACAAGTTCCCGGCCGACACCCGCACCACGACGTTGCTGCGGATCGAGGTGCAGGTCGGCCGGACGGGGCTGATCACCCCGGTCGCGGTGTTGGCGCCGGTCCAGGTCGGCGGGGTGGTGGTCACCTCGGCCACGTTGCACAACTTCGAGGACCTGGCCCGGCGCAACGTACGGGCGGGCGACACCGTGTTCGTCCGTCGGGCGGGCGAGGTGATCCCGGAGGTGACCGGGGCGAAGCTTGACGAGCGGCCGGCGGACTCGGTGCCGTTCGAGCCGCCGACGCACTGCCCGCGCTGCGGTGGCGAGATCGACCGGTCCCAGAAGCGGTGGCGGTGCACGCTGGGCCGGGCCTGCGGGGCGGCCGAGTCGCTGGCGTACTTCGCCGCCCGCGACTCGATGGACATCGAGGGCGTCGGCGACAAAATCATCAACGCGGTGGTGGCGGCCGGTCTGGTGACCGACCCGGCCGACCTGTACGACCTCGACGCGGCGACCCTGGCGAAGCTGGAGCGGATGGGCGAGACCTCGGCGACGAAGCTGGTGGCGAACCTCGAACGGTCCAAGGCCCAACCGCTGTCGCGGGTGCTGACCGGGCTCGGCGTCCGGATGACCGGCCGGTCGATGTCCCGTCGCCTGGCCCGCCACTTCGGCGAGATGGGGGCGTTGCGCCTGGCCGGCGTCGAGCAGCTCCAGGAGGTCGAGGGCGTCGGCCCGGAACGGGCGGTCACGATCGCCGCCGAACTGGCCGACCTCTCCCCCGTCATCGACAAGCTCATCGCCCGGGGCGTCAACATGACCGAGCCGGGCAGTTCCGGCCGGGTCGCGCCGCCGGCCGCCCCCGACACCGGGTCCGACCCGACAGAGCCGGATCCGGCGGCCCCGGTCCTGCCGCTGCAACGGGCCGACGGCAGTCCGATGACGGTGGTCGTCACCGGCTCGGTGCCCGGCCTGTCCCGCAACGAGGGCAACGAGGCGGTCGAGCGGCTCGGCGGCAAGTCGTCGGGCTCGGTGTCCAAGCGCACCGACCTGGTGGTGGTCGGCGAGGGCGCCGGCTCCAAGGCGACCAAGGCCGAGGAGCTGGGCGTACGGACCCTGCCCGCCGACCTGTTCGCCGAGGTGCTCGCCGCCTACACCGAGGGCCGCGCGGAGGACGCCATCCGCCTGCTCGCCTGA
- a CDS encoding serine hydrolase domain-containing protein has translation MHVSRRTLLGAGLATAGVTVAGCGRGDGAGNTAAETASTGPTGAPGAADALGDTARLGPAPDGSPSAGATPAAASGAANQAPYAAEVTKVLQRYLPATPQTVQHSGFPGAVALVLVDGKTTVHTAVGEALRYGAGPKLLPAGQRVPMRPDSIFDLASVTKVYTAILLLQQVDRGRVDLDAPVVEYLPEFTGTGKPAITVAMLLTHTGGLPVGAKVTGLPDNTARWKAVMTTPLVSGATPGDTFRYSSVGLMVAGKIVEKVTGQRLDQALRTNLSGPLGLRDTGFVPNGWLSATAKSTRLVATDARSSRGLLRGTVHDDVANHLGGIAGHAGIFATAADLAAIGQLLLDGGTYRGKRILAETTVRRMLTNANAGKPAVDPERPNRTSAHGLGVVLDQPWFMGRLAGPRTFGHTGFAGPSLVVDPGRRLVLALLTNRAHPNWSWANPDPARAATADALAGAVRAG, from the coding sequence ATGCATGTCTCGCGTCGTACGCTGCTCGGAGCCGGTCTTGCCACGGCCGGCGTGACCGTGGCCGGCTGCGGTCGCGGCGACGGCGCCGGTAACACTGCGGCCGAGACCGCCTCGACCGGCCCGACCGGTGCACCGGGTGCCGCCGACGCGCTGGGCGACACCGCGAGGCTCGGCCCGGCGCCGGACGGCTCCCCGAGCGCGGGGGCGACTCCGGCTGCCGCGTCCGGTGCCGCGAACCAGGCGCCGTACGCGGCCGAGGTGACGAAGGTTCTCCAGCGTTACCTGCCGGCGACCCCGCAGACCGTGCAACACTCCGGTTTCCCCGGCGCGGTGGCCCTGGTCCTGGTCGACGGCAAAACCACGGTCCACACCGCCGTCGGGGAGGCGCTGCGCTACGGCGCCGGTCCGAAGCTGCTGCCGGCCGGTCAGCGGGTGCCCATGCGCCCCGACTCGATCTTCGACCTGGCCTCGGTCACCAAGGTCTACACCGCGATCCTGCTCCTCCAACAGGTGGACCGGGGCAGGGTCGACCTCGACGCCCCGGTGGTCGAGTACCTGCCCGAGTTCACCGGCACCGGCAAGCCGGCGATCACCGTCGCCATGCTGCTCACCCACACCGGCGGCCTGCCCGTCGGCGCCAAGGTCACCGGTCTGCCCGACAACACCGCCCGGTGGAAGGCGGTGATGACCACCCCGCTGGTCTCCGGCGCCACCCCCGGCGACACCTTCCGCTACTCCAGCGTCGGCCTGATGGTGGCCGGGAAGATCGTCGAGAAGGTCACCGGGCAGCGCCTCGACCAGGCCCTCAGGACCAACCTCAGCGGGCCGCTCGGCCTGCGTGACACCGGTTTCGTCCCGAACGGCTGGCTGTCCGCCACGGCGAAGAGCACCCGCCTCGTCGCCACCGACGCCCGCTCCTCACGCGGTCTGCTGCGCGGCACCGTGCACGACGACGTCGCCAACCACCTCGGCGGGATCGCCGGGCACGCCGGCATCTTCGCCACCGCCGCCGACCTGGCCGCGATCGGGCAACTGCTCCTGGACGGCGGCACCTACCGGGGCAAACGCATCCTGGCCGAGACGACCGTACGCAGGATGCTGACCAATGCCAACGCCGGCAAACCCGCCGTCGACCCGGAGCGCCCGAACCGCACCTCGGCGCACGGTCTCGGCGTCGTGCTCGACCAGCCGTGGTTCATGGGCCGCCTCGCCGGCCCCCGCACCTTCGGCCACACCGGCTTCGCCGGCCCGTCACTCGTGGTCGACCCCGGCCGCAGGCTGGTCCTCGCCCTGTTGACCAACCGCGCCCATCCCAACTGGAGTTGGGCCAACCCGGACCCGGCCCGCGCCGCCACGGCCGACGCGCTCGCCGGGGCCGTCCGGGCCGGTTGA
- a CDS encoding NAD(P)-dependent oxidoreductase yields the protein MSDIVIFGAGGRAGRAVTAEARERGHRVSAAVRDPQRYGHLSADGVRVLRGDVTDVHAVSEISRHHDAVVHAVSPASGPEALAALDHFDGQFFVRAADALQRGMAEAGVPRLVVIGLFANLDDRDGHPIMDDPALFPTALRPFARAHADGLDRLRSTAGALDWVMLTPPAMLDADGPRTGRYRVGGDTLPSSESVRLSYADLAVAVLDEIESPRHHRTRISVHN from the coding sequence ATGAGCGACATCGTCATCTTCGGCGCGGGTGGCCGAGCCGGTCGGGCGGTAACCGCCGAGGCGCGCGAGCGTGGGCACCGGGTGAGCGCGGCCGTCCGGGATCCGCAACGGTACGGACACCTGTCGGCCGACGGGGTACGCGTGCTGCGTGGCGACGTGACCGACGTACACGCGGTCTCCGAGATCTCGCGCCACCACGACGCCGTCGTGCACGCGGTGTCCCCGGCATCCGGACCGGAGGCACTGGCCGCCCTCGACCACTTCGACGGACAGTTCTTCGTCCGGGCCGCCGACGCGCTGCAACGGGGAATGGCCGAGGCCGGCGTGCCCCGACTCGTCGTCATCGGTCTCTTCGCGAACCTCGACGACCGCGACGGGCATCCGATCATGGACGACCCCGCGCTCTTTCCCACCGCCCTCCGGCCGTTCGCCCGCGCCCACGCGGACGGCCTGGACCGGCTGCGGTCGACGGCCGGGGCGCTCGACTGGGTGATGCTCACCCCGCCGGCGATGCTGGACGCGGACGGCCCACGCACCGGCCGCTACCGGGTAGGTGGCGACACCCTGCCGTCGTCGGAGTCCGTGCGGCTCTCCTACGCCGACCTCGCCGTGGCGGTGCTGGACGAGATCGAGTCGCCCCGCCACCACCGCACCCGCATCTCCGTCCACAACTGA
- a CDS encoding winged helix-turn-helix transcriptional regulator, which yields MAEPLDAEMFDPMCPSSALPFQIGDKWTGMVLLCLEHGRRRFGEIRLPLRAITPKVLTQTLRAMERDGLLTRTAYAENPPRVEYELTALGRSLLTLVDAARAWSRQHLPELLEARAAHDAAWGRR from the coding sequence ATGGCCGAGCCACTGGACGCGGAGATGTTCGACCCGATGTGTCCGAGCAGTGCCCTGCCCTTCCAGATCGGTGACAAGTGGACCGGGATGGTGCTGCTCTGCCTGGAACACGGGCGACGGCGGTTCGGTGAGATCCGGCTGCCCCTGCGCGCGATCACACCGAAGGTGCTCACCCAGACCCTGCGGGCGATGGAACGCGACGGCCTGCTGACCCGCACCGCGTACGCCGAGAATCCGCCCCGGGTGGAGTACGAACTCACGGCGCTCGGCCGCAGCCTGTTGACGCTGGTCGACGCCGCTCGCGCCTGGAGCAGGCAGCACCTGCCGGAGCTGCTCGAAGCCCGCGCCGCGCACGACGCCGCGTGGGGCCGGAGATGA
- a CDS encoding MFS transporter, protein MSTEVEANPRRWTALIFISLAQLMVVLDATVVNIALPAAQHDLGISDGNRQWVITAYTLAFGGLLLFGGRLADIAGRKRIFTIGLLGFAAASAIGGIAANTGMLLGARALQGVFGAMLAPAALSLLAVTFTEAKERAKAFGVFGAIAGGGGALGLILGGVLTEYLNWRWALFVNIPIALIAAAGAYLVIRDVPGARNRNRLDIPGVLLSTTGLVSLVYGFTRAETDGWTASWTLGSFVAAAVLLAAFVLVESRVAHPLLPLRVLTERNRAGVYSALGIAVIGMFGLFLFLTYYLQVVKGWSPVVTGVAFLPMIVGMITGSTQIGARLMNRVAPRLLMGPGFLVAGIGLLILTQMEVDSSYTGLILPGLVLLGLGMGTAFMPAMSLATYGVEARDAGVASAMINTSQQVGGSIGTALLNTVAASATAAWLLDRGGNPALINEAAVHGYATAIWWAVGLMGLAALIAFTFINTGRQDGAGAAGSGATDDENAGDVPVPVMMH, encoded by the coding sequence ATGTCCACAGAAGTAGAAGCTAATCCGAGGCGCTGGACAGCGCTGATATTCATCTCGCTGGCGCAGTTGATGGTCGTGCTGGACGCGACCGTGGTGAACATCGCCCTGCCGGCGGCCCAGCACGACCTGGGCATCTCCGACGGCAACCGGCAGTGGGTCATCACCGCCTACACGCTCGCCTTCGGTGGTCTACTGCTCTTCGGCGGCCGGCTCGCCGACATCGCCGGCCGAAAGCGGATCTTCACCATCGGCCTGCTCGGCTTCGCCGCCGCCTCGGCCATCGGCGGGATCGCGGCCAACACCGGCATGCTGCTCGGTGCCCGCGCCCTCCAGGGTGTGTTCGGCGCGATGCTCGCCCCGGCCGCGTTGTCGCTGCTGGCGGTCACCTTCACCGAGGCCAAGGAGCGCGCCAAGGCGTTCGGTGTGTTCGGTGCGATCGCGGGTGGTGGTGGCGCCCTCGGCCTGATCCTCGGCGGTGTGCTCACCGAGTACCTGAACTGGCGCTGGGCGCTGTTCGTCAACATCCCGATCGCCCTGATCGCCGCCGCCGGGGCGTACCTGGTGATCCGCGACGTGCCGGGTGCCCGTAACCGCAACCGGCTCGACATCCCCGGCGTGCTGCTGTCCACCACCGGCCTGGTCTCCCTGGTCTACGGCTTCACCCGGGCCGAGACCGACGGCTGGACCGCCAGCTGGACGCTGGGTTCGTTCGTCGCGGCCGCCGTGCTGCTGGCGGCGTTCGTGCTGGTCGAATCCAGGGTCGCGCACCCGCTGCTGCCGCTGCGCGTACTCACCGAGCGCAACCGGGCCGGCGTGTACTCGGCGCTGGGCATCGCGGTGATCGGCATGTTCGGCCTGTTCCTCTTCCTCACCTACTACCTTCAGGTGGTCAAGGGCTGGTCGCCGGTTGTCACCGGGGTGGCCTTCCTGCCGATGATCGTCGGCATGATCACCGGTTCGACCCAGATCGGTGCCCGGTTGATGAACCGGGTGGCACCCCGACTGCTGATGGGACCGGGCTTCCTGGTCGCCGGAATCGGTCTGCTGATCCTGACCCAGATGGAGGTCGACAGCTCGTACACCGGGCTGATCCTGCCGGGTCTGGTCCTGCTCGGCCTGGGCATGGGCACCGCGTTCATGCCGGCGATGAGCCTGGCCACCTACGGTGTCGAAGCGCGTGACGCGGGTGTCGCCTCCGCGATGATCAACACGTCGCAGCAGGTCGGCGGCTCGATCGGCACCGCGTTGCTGAACACCGTCGCGGCCAGCGCCACCGCGGCCTGGTTGCTCGACCGGGGTGGCAACCCGGCGCTGATCAACGAGGCGGCGGTGCACGGCTACGCCACCGCGATCTGGTGGGCGGTCGGACTGATGGGCCTCGCGGCGCTGATCGCGTTCACGTTCATCAACACCGGACGTCAGGACGGCGCAGGGGCGGCCGGGTCCGGTGCCACCGACGACGAGAACGCCGGGGACGTCCCGGTACCGGTGATGATGCACTGA
- a CDS encoding TetR/AcrR family transcriptional regulator, with protein MAGTAVQQRLPRQRADASRNFDRIIAAASELFVEQGAEVPLDEIAQRAGVGNATLYRHFANRRELIRVVVLTLMSGLTEQAERALVEEPDAFAALRRFVHVSADLLIGGLCPIFSNWLDHTDPELKLQRERMEDVLETILRRARESGQLRPDVAIGDVIVPIVQLTRPMPGTGRATVDRFAHRHLEILLDGLRTPQRSVLPGCTVTLADLRSSASECISFGGADPSTERGAR; from the coding sequence GTGGCTGGTACTGCCGTACAACAGCGGTTGCCCCGGCAGCGAGCCGACGCGTCCCGGAACTTCGACCGGATCATCGCCGCCGCGAGCGAACTCTTCGTCGAGCAGGGCGCCGAGGTGCCGTTGGACGAGATCGCCCAGCGGGCGGGGGTGGGTAACGCCACCCTCTACCGGCATTTCGCCAACCGGCGGGAGCTGATCCGGGTTGTGGTTCTCACCCTGATGTCCGGTCTGACCGAACAGGCGGAGCGGGCGTTGGTCGAGGAACCGGACGCCTTCGCGGCGTTGCGGCGATTCGTGCACGTGTCGGCGGACCTGCTGATCGGGGGGCTCTGTCCGATTTTCTCCAACTGGTTGGACCATACCGATCCCGAGCTGAAGCTACAGCGGGAGCGGATGGAGGACGTGTTGGAGACCATCCTGCGGCGGGCCAGGGAGTCCGGCCAGCTGCGTCCGGATGTTGCCATCGGCGACGTGATCGTCCCGATCGTCCAGCTCACCCGACCGATGCCCGGCACGGGGCGGGCAACGGTCGACCGGTTCGCCCACCGCCACCTGGAAATCCTGCTCGACGGGCTGCGTACGCCGCAGCGGTCCGTACTGCCGGGGTGCACGGTGACCCTGGCAGACCTGCGCAGCTCGGCCTCGGAGTGCATCTCGTTCGGCGGAGCCGATCCGTCCACGGAGCGGGGAGCGCGCTGA